The nucleotide sequence ACACACAGATCGGGGAAAGCTGCTTGAGCGGCGTGTAAATGAAGCCGTACAGGATCAGCGAAATCAGGGACAGCGCCGCCGCCAGCGGATTGAAGCAGTAGGCCAGCAGCCCCAGCCCAAATGCGCCCAGCACAACGGTGAACACCCAAGCCTCTGCCACCGACAGAACCCCGAGGGGCAGCGGCCGGTTGGCCGTGCGCTTCATCAGCTTGTCGAGGTCTTTTTCGTAGATCTGGTTGATGGTATTGGCCGAGCCGGTGATGGCCAGGCCACCCAGCATCACCAGCAGTGCCCGCCCCCAGTCGAAGGCATGAGCCCCCAGCAAAAAGCCTATGGCACTGGAGAAGGCGACCGTCAGGGCCAGCCGAAACTTAAGCAGTTGAAAATACGCCCTGGCTTTGATCATCAGAAGTTAAAACAACACGGGCGGCGGAAGGACTCCAAACCGGGCCGCAAAGTTACGCAACAACGCGCGGAATAGCGGCCTGCCCCTGTGTTTTCGTCTGGCGGCGGTAGCGGATAATCGTCAGAAACTGTGCTCCAAAAAGCACGGTGGCCAGCGTCAGGTGCACGGGCTGCACGGCGGCCGGCAGCGCGAAGTAGGCCAACGTGACGCCAGCCGCTATTTCCAGACCCAGCAGCACAATCACCACATTGGCTAGGCGCTGCAGGCGCTGGGAGCGGGTCTGGTACAGGCGGAAGGCTACGTACAGGTTCAGCAGCAGCAGCAGCAGCGAAAACGAGCGGTGTACTTTAAACGTCAGGCCTAGCTGCTCCACCCAGTTGGCGCGGCTGCCATAGTCGGCGGCCGCGGCTACCACATCTATCTGCTCCCGCACCTGAGTGCCCAGGATAATCTGGCCGAAGGTGGCCAGCGTAATCACCCACAGCCACAAGCTAAGACCCGCTGACGGCGTCCAGGATAGTTCGGCCTCTTGGCTGTCCTGCCCTACCCGCTGCGAACGGTCAACAGCGTAAATCAGCAGCGCCACAATCAGCAGCGCGACGGCCATGTGTACCGTTACCATTTCGGGCAGCAGGTTGGTAGACACCACCAAGGAGCCCAGCCAGCCCTGGAAGCCGGTCAGCAGCAGCGAAACGAAGGCCAACCCGAACACCACCGGGTCACGACGCAGGTACGGCAACGCCAGCAGCACCGTCAGGAAGATAAAAACGCCAATCAGGGCCCCCAGCAGCCGGTTTAGGTACTCAATCCAGGTTTTGGTAGCGTTGAAGTCGGTTTCGATGTATTGCGTGGGGTGAGCAAAAATCTGAGCGGCTACCTGCTTGAATCCCAACTTATCCAGCGTCTTGGCAATGCGCTGGTTTTTGGCTACCCGCTGCTCAGTATAGATTTCTTTGTAGTTGGCTGGCAGCTGGCCTACCGCCGTAGGCGGCACCCAGGTTCCAAAGCACTTGGGCCAGTCGGGGCAGCCCATACCGGAGCCCGTACTCCGGACGATACCACCGACCAGAATCAGCAGATACACTGCCACCACCGTCAGAATGCCGAAGAAGCGAAACCGCCTCACAAAAGCAGGTTGATTCATAGAAAAAGGGGCCCAACCTCTCGTTGTGCCATCAGTCAGAAAAAGGAAGTAGCTACCACTACTGGCGGCACCCGGACCAGCAGTAAAACAGCAATGCAGCAGGCTTAGTTTGCCGTAAAACAAAACGGGCCGCCGTAAATACAGCGGCCCGTTTCGGGAAGATTGTCAAATGGTGACTATTCCATTTCGCTCTCGTACGGCAGGTTCGAGGACTGGGTCTTCGAATACGGTACGTTCTGCGGGATGAAATCGTCTTCAGCACCGGGCTTGCTATAGTCATAGGGCCAGCGATACACAGCCGGAATCTCGCCGGGCCAGTTGCCGTGGCCGGGGTTGACAGGCGTAGTCCACTCCAGCGTAGTCGAACGCCAAGGGTTTTCGCTAGCACGACGGCCGCGGAAGATGCTGTAG is from Hymenobacter yonginensis and encodes:
- a CDS encoding COX15/CtaA family protein, which encodes MNQPAFVRRFRFFGILTVVAVYLLILVGGIVRSTGSGMGCPDWPKCFGTWVPPTAVGQLPANYKEIYTEQRVAKNQRIAKTLDKLGFKQVAAQIFAHPTQYIETDFNATKTWIEYLNRLLGALIGVFIFLTVLLALPYLRRDPVVFGLAFVSLLLTGFQGWLGSLVVSTNLLPEMVTVHMAVALLIVALLIYAVDRSQRVGQDSQEAELSWTPSAGLSLWLWVITLATFGQIILGTQVREQIDVVAAAADYGSRANWVEQLGLTFKVHRSFSLLLLLLNLYVAFRLYQTRSQRLQRLANVVIVLLGLEIAAGVTLAYFALPAAVQPVHLTLATVLFGAQFLTIIRYRRQTKTQGQAAIPRVVA